From one Lycium barbarum isolate Lr01 chromosome 6, ASM1917538v2, whole genome shotgun sequence genomic stretch:
- the LOC132644981 gene encoding stem-specific protein TSJT1 yields MLGVFSSSIVSPPDELVAAGSRTPSPKTTSDALVKRFIQTNSSAISMQIGDYVQHAYTHDNESPVLPRSFAVKDDIFCLFKGSLDNLGSLRQQYGLAKSANEVMLVIEAYKALRDRAPYPANHVVGHLEGNFAFIVFDKSTSTMFVATDQVGKVPLYWGITADGYVAFADDADLLKGACGKSLASFPQGCFYSTAVGELRSYENPKNKITAVPATEEEIWGAKFMVEGSAVLAATK; encoded by the exons ATGTTGGGTGTATTTAGCAGTTCGATTGTTTCACCGCCTGATGAGCTTGTGGCTGCCGGAAGCAGGACTCCGTCACCTAAGACCACGTCGGATGCTTTGGTGAAACGATTTATTCAAACCAATTCCTCGGCGATTTCTATGCAGATCGGCGATTATGTTCAACACGCGTATACTCACGACAACGAGTCCCCTGTACTCCCCAG GTCATTTGCTGTTAAGGATGACATATTTTGCTTGTTTAAGGGATCACTTGACAACTTAGGGAGTCTGAGGCAACAATATGGCCTTGCCAAGTCTGCAAATGAGGTGATGCTGGTGATTGAAGCATACAAGGCACTCCGTGACAGGGCACCTTACCCTGCAAACCATGTTGTTGGTCACCTTGAAGGCAATTTTGCTTTCATTGTTTTTGACAAGTCCACTTCCACCATGTTTGTAGCTACT GATCAAGTTGGTAAGGTACCCCTCTACTGGGGAATCACTGCTGATGGGTATGTGGCCTTTGCCGATGATGCTGATTTGCTTAAAGGTGCTTGTGGCAAGTCACTTGCTTCTTTTCCTCAAG GGTGTTTCTACTCTACAGCAGTTGGAGAACTAAGAAGCTATGAGAACCCCAAAAACAAAATCACTGCCGTTCCTGCTACTGAGGAAGAAATATGGGGTGCTAAGTTTATG GTGGAAGGTTCGGCTGTTCTTGCAGCCACAAAATAG